Below is a genomic region from Miniphocaeibacter halophilus.
TTTAATAAATATAGCAGAAGAAAATCTTGACACAGTTATGCCAGGCTACACTCATTTGCAGGTAGCACAGCCTGTAACATTCGCCCATCACATTATGGCCTATGTTCAAATGCTGGTAAGGGATACTACAAGATTTAAGGATTGTTATAGGAGAATGAATGAAAATCCTTTAGGTAGTGGTGCCTTGGCAACTACAACCTATCCTATAGATAGATTTATGACTACAAAGTTATTGGGATTTGACATTCCAACAAGAAATAGCTTAGATTCGGTTTCAGACAGGGATTTCATTGTAGAATTAAATTTCGATATTTCCATGGTTATGTTGCATCTTTCAAGATTTTCGGAAGAAATAATTCTATGGTCAAGTCAAGAATTTAAGTTTATAGAATTAGATGATAGTTATTCAACAGGTTCATCTATTATGCCACAAAAGAAAAATCCCGACATGGCAGAACTTGTAAGAGGAAAAAGTTCAAGGGTTTTTGGAAATTTAATGGCAACATTAAATATGATTAAGGCCTTGCCCTTAGCCTATAACAAGGACATGCAGGAAGATAAGGAAAATATATTTGATTCTATAGAAACCTTGGAAATTTGCCTTTTAGTTTTTGAAGGAATGATGAGAACTTTAAAGGTAAATAGTGAAAACATGAGAGAAAAAGCTAAAAAGGGTTTTATAAATGCAACGGATTTGGCAGACTATCTTGTGAAAAAAGGAATGGCCTTTAGGGATGCCTATAAAATAACAGGACAACTTGTAGGCTATTGTGTAGATGAAAATAAATCTTTGGAAGAATTAACTATGGAAGAATTTAAAAAGTCCTCTGAACTTTTCGAGGAAGACGTATATAAATATATTGATTTAGATTATATATTAGCTCAAAGAAAAGTTTATGGTGGTCCAAGTCCTGAAGCGGTAAAAATTCAAATAGATGATACAAAAGAATATATGAAGAATATTAAATAAAATCTTCCTTCGTATTAACCTATAATTTAGGATATAATTATAATAATTGTTAATATGAAGGAGGATTTTTTTGAATAAAAAGTTTTTTAATAGGGTTATATTTTGGATTTTGCTGTTAACCTTTACTTCTGGCTATGCAAATGTTTTATCTATATTTAGACTTGGGACTCCAACTACTCATATGACTGGTAATTTAAGCAATATTTCATTTTCCATGTTTGAACTTGATTTTAAAAAAGCTGCAATACTACTTGCAATTGTGTTGTTATTCTTACTTGGGGGTATAATTTCAGGATATATTTTTAATAATAGAAGTTTTGGTAAGGGGAAAAGCTATGGAGTATTTCTTATAGCTATAGGTATTTTACTTGGAATAGCAGAATATATAATAGGGGATAAATATATTATTACAGCAATTATTGCTCTAACCAGTGGAACTCAAAACGGATTGAATATAGCATATAATGAAATAACCATACGAACTACCCATATGACAGGCTATTTATCCGATATAGGAAGACTAATAGGTATAAAATTAAATGGAAGAAATATAGAAATAAGTAAGTTATTGTATTTAATTTCAGCAGTATTAATATACTTTTTAGGTGGTGCAGCGGCTGTTTTCATATCTTTGCCGGAGCAAGGTCATAATTTTTATGAGATTTCTATTTTGTATATTATAGCTGGTTTTTTATATTTAAAACTTATATATAATAAGGATGGAAAATAATTTTAATATAAATTTTAAAATAAATAGAAAAAATCTTAAAGAAATGTGAAAAAAACTTGCATTTCTTTTTATGTTTGTATATAATGTATGAGTGTCTAAAATAGGAAAAAGCGTTGAAACGAGAGGTTGCTGAGGTTTTCAGGGGAATTTTCGTGGAGTATGTCTGATGGGATTCAGGCGGAAGATTACTTATTGACTGAAAAGTCAAATAAAAACATAGGCACGATACACCCGGCAAGGTGTATGGACATAAGTAATCCGACGCTTCCTGCAAAATACGAGGAGGTGCCGAGATGGCAAAACAAAAAATAAGAATAAGACTAAGAGCATATGATCATGAGTTAATAGATCAATCTGCTCAAAAGATAGTGGAAGCTACAAAAAGAACTGGAGCAGAAATTTCCGGTCCAATTCCACTACCAACAGAAAAGGAAATAATTACAATCTTAAGAGCTGTTCACAAGTACAAGGATAGTAGAGAACAATTCGAACAAAGAACACATAAAAGACTAATCGATATTTTAAATCCTAACAAAAACACCTTAGAAGCATTGAAAAAATTAAATTTACCTGCTGGTGTTGATATCGAGATAAAGCTATAATCTTAGAATGATTGTAAAGAAACAATCCGCTGTAAGTAATTAGGAGGTGTGCTCATGAAGAGTATATTAGGAAAGAAAGTTGGAATGACTCAAATTTTCTTAGAAGATGGAGAGTTAATTCCTGTAACTGTTATAGAAGCGGGACCTATGATAGTTACTCAAGTGAAATCAGAAGAAACTGATGGATATAACGCAATACAAGTTGGTTACATTGACAAAAAAGAAAGTAAAGTAAATAAACCAATGAAAGGTCACTTTGACAAAGCTGGCGTAGGCTATAAGAAACACTTACAAGAATTTCCTTTAAACGAAGGGGAAAGCTATGAAGTTGGAGCAGAAATCAAAGTTGATATATTTGAAGAAAATGACAAGGTAGATGTTTTTGGTACTTCTAAAGGTAAGGGTACTCAAGGATCTATTGTAAGACATAATTATGGTAGAGGACCAGAAACACATGGTTCTAAATCCCATAGAGTTGCTGGAGCAAGATCAGCAGGAACT
It encodes:
- the rplC gene encoding 50S ribosomal protein L3 — protein: MKSILGKKVGMTQIFLEDGELIPVTVIEAGPMIVTQVKSEETDGYNAIQVGYIDKKESKVNKPMKGHFDKAGVGYKKHLQEFPLNEGESYEVGAEIKVDIFEENDKVDVFGTSKGKGTQGSIVRHNYGRGPETHGSKSHRVAGARSAGTYPGRVFKGTKGSGKTGNERVTIQNLTIVRVDADKNLILVKGAIPGPKGGIVTIKESVKA
- a CDS encoding YoaK family protein, with amino-acid sequence MNKKFFNRVIFWILLLTFTSGYANVLSIFRLGTPTTHMTGNLSNISFSMFELDFKKAAILLAIVLLFLLGGIISGYIFNNRSFGKGKSYGVFLIAIGILLGIAEYIIGDKYIITAIIALTSGTQNGLNIAYNEITIRTTHMTGYLSDIGRLIGIKLNGRNIEISKLLYLISAVLIYFLGGAAAVFISLPEQGHNFYEISILYIIAGFLYLKLIYNKDGK
- the rpsJ gene encoding 30S ribosomal protein S10, which codes for MAKQKIRIRLRAYDHELIDQSAQKIVEATKRTGAEISGPIPLPTEKEIITILRAVHKYKDSREQFEQRTHKRLIDILNPNKNTLEALKKLNLPAGVDIEIKL
- the argH gene encoding argininosuccinate lyase — its product is MKMWSGRFKKELDSLANDFNSSISVDYKMYKEDIEGSIAHATMLEKVDIITKEDLNKIVEGLNSILKDIDSNELEFNPKAEDIHMFNEEELTKRIGDSGKKLHTARSRNDQVALDIRMYLKNKIKLIVEDINKLINTLINIAEENLDTVMPGYTHLQVAQPVTFAHHIMAYVQMLVRDTTRFKDCYRRMNENPLGSGALATTTYPIDRFMTTKLLGFDIPTRNSLDSVSDRDFIVELNFDISMVMLHLSRFSEEIILWSSQEFKFIELDDSYSTGSSIMPQKKNPDMAELVRGKSSRVFGNLMATLNMIKALPLAYNKDMQEDKENIFDSIETLEICLLVFEGMMRTLKVNSENMREKAKKGFINATDLADYLVKKGMAFRDAYKITGQLVGYCVDENKSLEELTMEEFKKSSELFEEDVYKYIDLDYILAQRKVYGGPSPEAVKIQIDDTKEYMKNIK